The following DNA comes from Bacillota bacterium.
GAGCCCACGTAAAGCCAAGTCCGGTGTGGGAAGCCTCGTCCACAGCTGTGTCAGGCCTTGTCGCGGATCAACCCACTGATACCGCTCACCGCTTCGAGGGAGGCAGCGGCCGCGGTGCGGTTCTCTCTTTGAATCTCCTCATACACCTCTTTGCGGTGTACGGGGACGTGCCTTGGCGCGTCAATCGCAATCTTCACTGCTTCGCCTTTGATCTCCACCACCGTGATCTCGATGCCGTCACCGATCATGATGCTTTGTTTCGCTTTCCGGGTCAAGACGAGCATTTCGATCCCCCCAGGTGCAGTCCTTTCCTGCAGTCCATGGGCACCGCCCGCCAGCTTGTATTCTTCATATCCTGACAGATACCTTCCGAGAGTTGGAACAAAAGGCCGAGAGGGAAAGGCACCCGGCTCAGGGCGCCAGACCCTCTCGGCCACTTGGCTCCGATTGTGCTCTCCTGTCTCCCCATCGGACCGCTTCCTCGGGAGGGTTCACCCGCCACCCCCGATGCGGTCTCCTGAGATGCCCGCCGCTACCTACCTCAACAGCTGCAAGACTGCCTGGGGTTTCGCGTTCGCCTGCGCAAGCATCGCCGTGGACGCCTGGCTCAGGATCTGGAACTTGGTGAAGTTCATCATCTCAACCGCCACGTCCACGTCTCTGATCCGCGACTCAGCCGCGGTAAGGTTCTCTGCGGACGTGGAGAGGTTCGCGATGGTATGCTCGAGTCGGTTCTGGATCGCTCCGAGTTTAGACCGCTCGCTCGAGACGGCGTTGATGGCGGTGTTGAGTGCAGTGATCGCCGCATTGGCCGCCCACTGGGTTCCAACGTATATCCCGCCGCTGGTTCCCATCAAGTATGCCTCGGTTACCTCGCCATCCCCGTATCCTGCCACGGTTATCTGGACCCCGTTCCAGGCGGCAAAAGTCTGGGTGGTGCCCGTATCGATGTCGGCGACAGTAGCCTC
Coding sequences within:
- the csrA gene encoding carbon storage regulator CsrA → MLVLTRKAKQSIMIGDGIEITVVEIKGEAVKIAIDAPRHVPVHRKEVYEEIQRENRTAAAASLEAVSGISGLIRDKA